Genomic DNA from Setaria italica strain Yugu1 chromosome V, Setaria_italica_v2.0, whole genome shotgun sequence:
tggtcaatGCAGAGGACGCTATAGTGTTGAGCTTCATCTGTCATTTCTACGACTCCAAGGGCAAGCTAATGATTTTAAAATCCAATACAGCAGCATTGTTCGCCTCTTTCTTTTGCCAAAGGTTCCGTTCTTGTATCCTGTGTTGTGCTGTGCAGAATATTGCACATTGACATGTAACTAAACTCATTGCATGGTTGAGTTTTGCAGTCAAATAATCCTCATACATTTGTTGTTATCACTCTTGATCCACCAATCCGTAAAGGACAAACATTGTATCCTCACATTGTTATTCAGGTATTGTACTGCAAATTTTTTCATGATATTTAGTTTCTATCAGTTTATTACCACTTGGTTTCAGATTCGTTTTGAATAGACCAATTTGTTCCCCTATGTCTTAACAGTTTGAGACGGAGGTAGTAGTTGAAAGGGATCTGGCATTGAGTAAAGAGGTTCTGGCTGACAAATACAAAGACAGGCTTGAGGAATCTTACAAGGTGAGGTATCTGTTACTTTAAAAAATACAGCTTACTTGTTGACTTGATTCATTCCAGTTAAAATCTGAAATGTAGATTGTAAGATAAATCTTAGAAGGCACATGTCGAAAAAAGTTTCTGAGCTTGGAGAACTCCATCTCAAGCATTATGTATGCTGTTGACAGATGTTGTATTGTAGTCACCTGTGAGCTATTTCCATTAACATATTGCATCTTTCCTTTAATGCTTTCTTAATAATTATTACATTTCGCCTTTGTTTAACATATTTTTGGATTTGAAGCTGATACTTAAGTTAGGCTGAGCAAGCACTTAATTACTCTTATGGTATTTGATCCTATCTATCGGAAAAATGTTGTCATAGAAAATTAGGAACAGCCTCTTGTGTTTGAAAGATTGGCGCTGCATCATTTTGAGACAAACTATGCTCATATCTTCTTAAGCTTACCTTCTTCGTGTTCAGTATTTGTTCCATTACATGCTTTCGTTAATAACTTGGAGAAAAAAGTTCcttcagaaaaaaagaactttGAAAAAAAGAACTATTCTTCCACCTACTCTCTCCATATAAAAAATAATGGTCTAGTTATGTCTTATAATATCAACTTACGAGGGACTGAGAGTGTACTTATTCCAAATGTTTTTCATGCTAATATGCAATTTATGATCCGAGTTTGACGAATTTATCAAGCCATTGGGCACTATGAGAGATGTTGTTAGTAGGGATACATAATAATGTGCTGCCTCTCCTTGAAGAAGTTTAAAATCATACTATTTTAGATATGGAGGGGTTGGTTTAATTATTGGTTGTAGTATATCCTGCTATAAATGTAGAAAGATATTCAATGGAGAAGGTTTCGATCAGATCGATGGTCGAAGGGTGAATATTGATATTCTGAAATTCTATGGTCTGCTGCTTTTATACAGTGTAttggcatgttttttttttggtaatgtGTTTTCTTGGTCAATTCAGGCTCCATCACTTTCCACCATCTTTGCCCTCCCTCCCTCAGAAATCCTTGAATTTGTTATTTAGCCAATTTTTCATCTACTGGATTATCGTTACAGTAGCCTAGTTCTATGTAATCCTCATGTCATTTGGTCTCAATTAAGGCTTGATTATCTATTGTATGCCAGGTTCAGTCATAGTTGGTTTTTTGCTTTTTGGACAAGTATTCAATTGATACTTACTGGTAACTACACCTGAGTGTTAAATTTATCCTTTTCTTATACTGAGTTTTTTATTTATCCATAGGGTCTAATACATGAGGTATTTACCAAAGTCCTTCGTGGGCTATCTGGTGCTAAAGTCACAAGACCAGGTTCTTTCAGAAGTTGCCAAGATGGATATGCAGTTAAATCTTCACTCAAAGCTGAAGATGGACTGTTGTATCCACTTGAAAAGGGTTTCTTCTTTCTGCCAAAGCCTCCTACACTCATTCTGCATGAGGAGGTATCATTTTATATTTGTCGTAGAAACTAGTAATCATGTTTTCATGCATTGCTGAGTGTCCAATCATAGTAACTGATGCTCATGCCCATTACATACTCAATGCAGATTGAGTTCGTCGAATTTGAACGGCATGGTGCTGGGGGTGCCAGTATGTCATCTCACTATTTTGATCTCCTTGTCAAACTGAAAAATGACCAAGAGCATCTCTTCAGAAATATTCAAAGGAATGAATACCACAACCTCTTCAACTTCATCAAGTATGTTTCCTTTTTATTGGATTCGTCATCTTTCTTGTTGTACAGAAAACTTATgcgttttttctttttagtgGAAAGAACATAAAAATAATGAACCTTGGAGGAGATGGTCAAGGTACGAGTGGTGTAGTTACAGATGTTCTAAGGGACACTGATGATGATGCTGTTGACCCACATCTAGAGCGCATTAAAAATCAGGCCGGGGATGAGGAAAGTGATGAAGAGGTATTGTGCCCTGTTTTGGTTGATGCTGACTTGTTAATCTTGTTACTGAGCCCTTCCATGTACTTTTCTTTATCTTCATGTTAGGATGAAGATTTTGTCGCGGATAAGGATGACAGTGGATCTCCTACTGATGATTCTGGTGATGAGGATTCAGACGCTAGTGACAGCGGTGGTGAAAAAGAGGTAACTTATTGTTGCTGTAGGCCTGTAGCAAGCCTGAAGTGTGAAGCCATTGTGGTAATGTGTAATTGTTTTTCTCCCCAGAAATCATCCAAGAAGGAAGCAAGCAGTTCAAAGCCTGTTCAGAAAAGGAAGCCTAAGGGCAGGGATGAGGATGGTCCAGAGAAGAAAaaggcaaagaagaaaaaagatccTAATGCTCCGAAAAGAGCAATGACGCCGTTCATGTATTTCTCAATGGCTGAGCGAGGAGTAAGTTCCTTTGGTTAATAATTCCCAGCATAGTAGATAGTAGTACATAACTTTGGCAAGGGTGATACAGTTTAGCTAGAGCTGTTTTTAATAAACAGTTGAGCAACATTGCAGGTTACTTTGTAACATGTTCTTTGTTTATAAGATATTTGTGGCACTGAGAGTGGAGCAGAAACCTTCCAATACTGGAAACTTGCTATTCATAGATGCTAGGTATCTGATCTTGAAACGGGAGTTTAGAGTTTATTTTCATGATGCAGAACATGAAGAGCAGCAACCCGGATTTGCCTACGACCGAGATTGCGAAGAAGCTTGGGGAGATGTGGCAAAAGATGTCAAGTAATATTCTATACCATTTTAATATTCTATACCATTCTCCATTATATTCACTTTGAGTAATAATGCCAGCGTCTATTCATCTGTGAGGTGTATTCTGCAAATTTTTTTCTGTTATGTTTACagctaaaaaaaatataatttacgTGTTTATGGTTTCCTCTTTCCTTGTCATGAGCAGGCGAGGAGAAGCAGCCTTATATTCAGCAGGCCCAGGTTGACAAGAAACGCTATGAAAAGGAATCCGCTGTCTATCGTGGTGAAGCACCAGTTGATGTGGATTCCGGCAATGACTCTGACTAGAGTCACACCCTCCTGCACCGGAGACATGGGAGGAAATTGCTGACTGTTGTTGCAGTTTGTGGCCTGAAATTATCTCAGCTCTTGATCTGGTACAGTGGGCACTGAATGAAATTCTAGTGACGCATGTAAACGGTAGTTGCCATCATGTGAAATTGCTGTACCATGTAAACGGTAGGTGCCATCATGTGAAATTGCTGTACCATGTGTATGCCGGCGGCACTACTTGCCTGGAGCATTGCTAAGAGGCGTTTCTTGTTGCGTACCTATGCAGTGCAAAGATCGTACGAGTGTAGTCTAAGTGAGTTTTCTGTATAACCTTCATGCCTGGTTTATGAGAGTTGATTTTATTTTGAAGCTTGCATTTCCCAACATTTAGTTAGACggtattcgcaaaaaaaaacatttagtTAGACGGTTATTAGCCTGGACTTGTTGGTGAAAGTACATTTAATCCATACGTAATCCAAAATCGGAGATGAACCCGGTTGTCTATTGATATAAAGTTgagtccaactttttttttaaaaataaaaaagtgagGCCAACTTAAGTTGGCGTATGCAAGAGGAATTTGAACCAAATCACGACGTGACCACGGGACGACCCGACCCGCTAGGCCCGCGACCGCGAGCCCATCTTGGACACGTGCCGGGCCCTTGATTCGCTTCGCTGTAGAAAATGCGATCGAGCCTGACAGGGCAACCGCTTCCCGGGCTGAACACGTTCGAGTTCCCCTCGATAAAACGTGCGGCGCCTTAAAACTCCCTGCCCAAGCAAGCTAGGGTTTAGcagttcctcttcctccctctacCGCCTCGTCGTCGCCCCGAACACTCGCCGCGGCTCGCGCGCTGAGCCAGCACAATGGCGATGGCGCAGGCCGGCATGCAGCTCACCAAAGCCGccctcctcgtcggcgtcggtgCGTAACGCCATCCATACATACACGCCGGTTATTTCATCGGCATCGGCTCCGTTCTGCCCCTGCGCTTCCCGATCTTTTTCCTACCCGCTCGCTCTGCTTTTCCCTCACTTGTTTTTTCCTGTTGGATCGTGCAGGGTTGGTCGGGTCTCAACTCCCCAAAGTCGCCGAGATCTTCGTCGAGCTTCAGgtacgtgcgtgcgtgcgtgtggtTACTGATCACGGATTGCTTCCTTGATCGCCGCACCACTCCCCGATCGATCCTGATCCTTAATTTTGGTGTGGTTCGTTCTCGCTCCATGCTTTGTGAGCTGAATCCTGATCCGTGTGCTGCCGGTGGTCTCGCAGGGGTCTATGCGCGAGAAAGGGGCGGACTCGGCCGCGGCGACGGAATCGGTCGCCGACGTCGGCAATGTACGTCACGCGCGCGCGCATTGCGCAACGCGGTGCTTGTGAATATACAATGCAGTGCTCGTTGATCTATCTCACCTATATGACCAGCTGTGTGCTTGTGCTCCAATCTGTTTTTAGGAGGCTTTGCAGCTCGCCCAGCTCCAAATTGAGATGATGACTAGGCAGCTTCGGCAGCTATCGTCCAATAATAACGCTGTTATTCAGGTGGATATGGGCAAGGGAGGTCTGTCAAACTCAGCTGCTGCGCTGAAATTGTTTCTTCTGTCCACACTTTAGTTTTGCTGTCTTACCATCCAATCCTGTCTTAACATGCATCGAATATGACTAATTGTCTTCACACTAGCTATTCTTCATACATATTAATTGTTTAAGTTTTGTGCTATTTTCCATATTTGCATCGCTGTAATTTGGTAGCAAGCATGCATGTGCCAACATATTAAAGTAACTAAGTAAGCAAGCACTGCATGTGAGATGTAGGGTTgtgcaaaataaattttgtgcACACTAGCTATTTTTTGAATATGAACATGCATGCCTTTTGCTTATGCTATGTACACAATTCCACATGATTAAAACCCTCAATTTATCTCTTTTCAGCTGGATCAGCTTTGATATTACCTGCTGTGGCTGTTGGTGCTGTCGGCTATTGTTACATGTGGTGGAAAGTAAGTCCTAATTCATCAATGACAATTCCAGTTATCTTAACAAAATTTCTATTTCCTCAACCTCTATGCTTTAAGATATATACTCGTTACCATTACTCTCTTTTAGCAAAAACTGGAAATAGGTTTTGCCTCCTTCCAAGTGGCATTTATCTGTCACATGGCACATGCTTGTTACAATTCGGCCATAGTGATCTGATTCTGAAGTCCTGTGTGCCTTTT
This window encodes:
- the LOC101753275 gene encoding FACT complex subunit SSRP1, with the translated sequence MTDGHHFNNILLGGRGGTNPGQFKVHSGGLAWKRQGGGKTIEIDKADVTSVTWMKVPRAYQLGVRIKDGLFYRFIGFREQDVSSLTNFIQKNMGVTPDEKQLSVSGHNWGGIDIDGNMLTFMVGTKQAFEVSLPDVAQTQMQGKTDVLLEFHVDDTTGANEKDSLMDLSFHVPTSNTQFVGDENRPPAHILWETILKFADVGSSEEPVVTFEGIAILTPRGRYSVELHLSFLRLQGQANDFKIQYSSIVRLFLLPKSNNPHTFVVITLDPPIRKGQTLYPHIVIQFETEVVVERDLALSKEVLADKYKDRLEESYKGLIHEVFTKVLRGLSGAKVTRPGSFRSCQDGYAVKSSLKAEDGLLYPLEKGFFFLPKPPTLILHEEIEFVEFERHGAGGASMSSHYFDLLVKLKNDQEHLFRNIQRNEYHNLFNFINGKNIKIMNLGGDGQGTSGVVTDVLRDTDDDAVDPHLERIKNQAGDEESDEEDEDFVADKDDSGSPTDDSGDEDSDASDSGGEKEKSSKKEASSSKPVQKRKPKGRDEDGPEKKKAKKKKDPNAPKRAMTPFMYFSMAERGNMKSSNPDLPTTEIAKKLGEMWQKMSSEEKQPYIQQAQVDKKRYEKESAVYRGEAPVDVDSGNDSD